TTCTCTAGCACCGCACAGCTGCACGAGGCCGCGACACGTGCCCCCCGCCCCCAAGGCGCTGCGCGCTGCTCGCGGCGCcgcacccgatcccgcgatcCCGTCCCCACCACCCCGGCTGCGCGCGGCCGACACCTGTCCCCCCCAACACACGCGGCGCGCACGCAAAAAGTGGGCGTAGCTTTCCCACTTCTCTGCCTCCCTCCGCTCTCACTCCGCTGCTGCTACAGTAAAAAGTCGTCTTCAgtattctctctcctcttccgCGGGGGATCCGTgtcgctgacatgtgggcccatgcacggtggggcccacgtgtcagcctcAGTGTCCCCCTGACTTCAAGTCAGAGGAACCTCTTCCGAGCGGGGACGGGTGCGCCTCGCCTCGTGTCCGTGGGTgtgtgcgtgcgcgcgcgcgcgcgaggccGCGTGTTTTTGCCCTGCGGTtgctgcgcgcgcgcgcgggattTTACTTCGTTCCTCGCGGCGGGAGGGGGCGCACGCGACGCGCCAGCCGCGCGTGGGTGCGTTGGCGTGCTCGAGGTGAggtgttgggggggggggggggggggatcgGGGGGCGGTAGGGGCAGATCTGGAGGCACAtgaggcggcgccggagaggaggaggaggggagagtgGGTGGTGTAGTGTGGGAGACGGAGGCGATGCGGTGCGGCGCGGGTGGTGATCCTGGAGGCGGTTGTGGTGGCgagtgaggcggcggcggtggcggaggaggggggcGGGATGGAGGATGTGGCCGTGGCCGCGGttgccccggcggcggcgccggtgttcggccccgccgccgcggctgggCTCACACtgatcgccgcggcggccgcggacCCGATCGCGGCCGTCGTGGCGGGGGCAGCCATGGACGGGGTGGGTGTGACCGTGCCGCCGGTCaggacggcgtcggcggtggaggacgacgcgatggcgccgggaggGGAGGAAGCGGGGGAGGCGTCGGCGGTGGGGAGCCCGTGCTCGGTGACCAGCGACTGCAGCAGCGTGGCCAGCGCGGATTTCGAGGGCGTGGGGCTCGGCTTcttcggggcggcggcggatggcgccgccgctaTGGTGTTCGAGGATTCGGCGGCGTCAGCGGCCACCGTCGAGGCAGAGGCACGCGTCGCGGCCGGGGCCAGGAGCGTCTTCGCCGTCGAGTGCGTGCCACTGTGGGGGCACACGTCAATATGTGGCCGCCGCCCAGAAATGGAGGACGCCGTCGCCCCGGTGCCCAGATTCTTCGACATACCGCtatggatgctcaccggcaaCTCTGTGGTCGACGGTCTCGACCCCATGTCGTTCCGCCTCCCAGCACACTTCTTTGGTGTCTACGACGGCCACGGTGGCGCACAGGTAAGACCGCCATTAATGACATACCAAATACTCCTCCTAGTATGCCACTACggattgcgcaattaattttGGTTGCAATTGAAACCGTAAGCACGAACCGAACAACTTCCGTACAATTACAGTAGATTTTGCCCGGCTCGTGCTCAGGTTGCGAATTACTGTCGGGAGCGGCTCCACGCAGCgttggtggaggagctgaGCAGGATAGAGGGTTCTGTGTCCGCTGCTAACTTGGGATCTGTGGAGTTCAAGAAGAAGTGGGAAGAGGCGTTTGTGGACTGCTTCTCTAGGGTGGATGACGAGGTGGGAGGCAGTGCGAGCAGGGGGGCAGATCCTGTAGCACCTGAGACCGTGGGATCTACGGCTGTGGTCGCTGTGATCTGCTCCTCGCACATCATCGTAGCTAATTGTGGTGACTCACGGGCGGTGCTCTGTCGTGGCAAGCTGCCTGTGCCACTATCAGTGGATCACAAAGTAAGCTTCCATGCCTGTGAGATTGCTTGCACTGAACTTTGGTTCACATATTAACTTGATGTTGATTGTCTTTCTCTTGGTATGTGCTTCAGCCTAACAGGGAGGATGAATATGCAAGGATTGAGGCAGAAGGTGGCAAGGTCATACAGTGGAATGGCTATAGAGTTTTTGGGGTTCTTGCCATGTCGCGGTCAATAGGTACACATACCATTCTTTTTCAGAAATGCGTCTTGTTGATATAGTGGAAGTAACCATGGTTTACTATTCTCATTGGATgctattgatattttattttagataatggattaaaACCATGCCTCTACATCCAACTTGAATTTATACGGCCGAGGATGCTATTGACATGTTCCAGCAATTTACGTGCTATTTCATTTAGTTCTTGACCAGCAGCTTGATACC
This is a stretch of genomic DNA from Oryza brachyantha chromosome 1, ObraRS2, whole genome shotgun sequence. It encodes these proteins:
- the LOC102713703 gene encoding probable protein phosphatase 2C 6 isoform X1 gives rise to the protein MEDVAVAAVAPAAAPVFGPAAAAGLTLIAAAAADPIAAVVAGAAMDGVGVTVPPVRTASAVEDDAMAPGGEEAGEASAVGSPCSVTSDCSSVASADFEGVGLGFFGAAADGAAAMVFEDSAASAATVEAEARVAAGARSVFAVECVPLWGHTSICGRRPEMEDAVAPVPRFFDIPLWMLTGNSVVDGLDPMSFRLPAHFFGVYDGHGGAQVANYCRERLHAALVEELSRIEGSVSAANLGSVEFKKKWEEAFVDCFSRVDDEVGGSASRGADPVAPETVGSTAVVAVICSSHIIVANCGDSRAVLCRGKLPVPLSVDHKPNREDEYARIEAEGGKVIQWNGYRVFGVLAMSRSIGDRYLKPWIIPVPEVTIVPRAKDDECLVLASDGLWDVMSNEEVCDVARKRILLWHKKNGSNSSSAPRSGDSSDPAAEAAAECLSKLALQKGSKDNISVIVVDLKAHRKFKSKS
- the LOC102713703 gene encoding probable protein phosphatase 2C 6 isoform X2, with protein sequence MEDVAVAAVAPAAAPVFGPAAAAGLTLIAAAAADPIAAVVAGAAMDGVGVTVPPVRTASAVEDDAMAPGGEEAGEASAVGSPCSVTSDCSSVASADFEGVGLGFFGAAADGAAAMVFEDSAASAATVEAEARVAAGARSVFAVECVPLWGHTSICGRRPEMEDAVAPVPRFFDIPLWMLTGNSVVDGLDPMSFRLPAHFFGVYDGHGGAQVANYCRERLHAALVEELSRIEGSVSAANLGSVEFKKKWEEAFVDCFSRVDDEVGGSASRGADPVAPETVGSTAVVAVICSSHIIVANCGDSRAVLCRGKLPVPLSVDHKPNREDEYARIEAEGGKVIQWNGYRVFGVLAMSRSIDNGLKPCLYIQLEFIRPRMLLTCSSNLRAISFSS